CACATACCGGGCCAGCACGGCGCTGGGCACCGACCCGGTGAGGTCAAAAGGGCGCGCGGTCTCCGCGGCGGCGGGGGTAGAGCCGGCCGGCGCCGCCATCGCCTCGGCGAGGCGGTCCAGCACCTCCTGCAGCGTCTTCGCCTTGGCGACTTTCTCCATGTGCGGCTGCAGCTGCGCCGACACGGCCTCGGGCTGGCTCTTTCGGTAGGCGGCGAGGATCTCGACGCGCTTGATCGAGTCGATCCCGAGATCGGCCTCGAGGTCCATGTCGAGGCCGAGCATGTCCTCGGGATAGCCGGTGCGCTCGGCGGCGATCGCCAAGAGCTGCGCCTTGGCGTCGCCCGCGGGCGCCGGAGCCGCGCTGGGAGCCATGGCAGGGGCGCTCACGGGAGCCGGCGCGGGGCTCGGGGCCGGCATCGGGGCGGCGGCGCGCGGCGGGGCGATGGGACGCGCCGGCGCGGGACGCGGCGTCGAGAACGGCCGCGCCGGGCGGGTCGTCGCGGGAGCGCTCGTCGCGGCGGGAGTGCCGCCGAGGTAGGCCATCATCAGCCGCTCCTGCATCTGCAGGAACTGCCGCATCGTCTCCTGGTGCTCGGCCATCGCGCGGTCACGGGCCGATTCGGGCGCCTCGTCGGGCTGACCGCCGTAGGGCGGCGGGCCGCTGTGGCCGTGCATGGGTGTCTCCTTCGTCGGTCGCGCCGTCGTCGGGCGGGCGTCGGGCTCGGTGTCAGTCGCGGCGGCAACGCGCGCCACCGCGGTGCGGATCGTCTCGCCGACGCGGCGCGCCCGCGAGCCGTTGACCAGCCAGCCCGGTGCGCGTTTCGTGCCGTCCTTCGCGACGGTCCAGCTTGCCACGTCGAGGACGGCGAGATTGCGGCCCTCGAAGAGCCGCGCGAGATCGAGGCTCACGCCCTGCACGATGAGCGCGCCGAGCGCCTGCAGGCACCCGTTGAAGCCGCCGCCCGCGCCGTCGAGCGCCACCGCGACATGCGGCCGGCTGCCGAGAATGCGACGCGTCAACCCCGTCAGCACGGCCTTCGGGCCTATCTCGAGGAAGACCCGCGCGCCCGCGGCGTACATCGCCTCGATGGTGCCGACGAAATCGACGGGCGCCGTCAGGTGGCGGCCGAGCAGGCCACGGATCTTGGCAGGATCGGCGTCGTGCGGCGCGGCGGTGGTGTTGGCGTAGACCGGGACGCGCGGCGCGGCCCAGGCGACCTCGTCGAAGAAACGAACTAGCGGCGCCTGTGCCGGCTGCATCAGCGGCGAGTGGAAGGCCGCCGCGACGGGGATCGGCGTCGCCGCGAGCTTGTGGGCGGCGAGCCGCTCGATCGCCGCCGCGATCGCCGGGCGCGCGCCGGAGATTACGGTCTGGGTCGGGGCGTTGAGATTGGCGACGACGACATCCGCGTCGCCGAGCGCCTCGCGCGTGCGCGCCACATCGGCGCCGACGGCGGCCATCACGCCGAGATCGCCGTCGCGCGCGGCGCCGACGATGGCGCGGCCGCGCGCCTCGGAGAGGCGCAGCATGTCGGCGCGCGAGAGGACGCCGGCGGCGTGCAGCGCGACGTACTCGCCGTAGCTGTGACCGGCGACCATGCTCGGCGCGAGGCCGAGCGCGTCGGTGAGCGCCAGCATCGCCGCCTCGATCGCGCCGAGCGCCGGCTGCGCCGTGTCGGTGGCGGCGAGCGCCCTGGCGGCCGCCTTTTCGGCAGCCTCGTCGAAGCGGGCGGGCGGGAAGATCGCGCGCGAGAGCCGCGGGTCGCGGCGCGCCCGGTAGGTCGGCGTGGCGGCGAGGATCGCGTCGGCTTCGGCGAGCACGGCGGAGACTTCGGGGAAGGTCGCGGCGAGGGCCGCGCCCATGTCGGGGTACTGCGAGCCCTGGCCGGCAAACAGCATCGCGGCGCGTCCGTCGGCGGCAAGCGGCGTGTCGGAGAGATGGAGGCCCGGCGGCAGCGGCTTGTCGGATGGCGCAACGAGGCGGGTTTGCGCCTCGCGCAGGAGACGCTCGAGGTCGTCGTGCGAGGCGGCAACGATGGCCAGCGTCGCGGAGCCTTCGCCCAGGGTCCGCCACAAGGTATGGGCAAGCGCGCCGAGCGGCGGCCGCGCGCCCGATCCGAGCGCCGCCAGCCCCGCCCCGACCAGCCCGGCGAGCGCCGCGCGGTCGGCGGCGCGCCAGACGAGGAGCTCGCAGGGCCACCGGTCGCGCGGCGCCTGCGCCGTGGCGCGCGGATGCTCCTGCAGCGCGACGTGGTAGTTCGCGCCGCCGAAGCCGAAGGCGCTGATCCCGGCGCGTCGCGGCGCATCCGCCGTCGCGAGCCAGGGACGCGCCACGTTGTAGAGCGCCAACGGGCCGTCGCCGAGCGCGGCATTCGGCGTCTCCACGCCGGCGTGCGGCGGCAGCACGCGATGATGCAGCGAAAGCGCGGCCTTGACGACGCCGGCGAGGCCGGCCGCGCCCTCGGCATGGCCGATCAGCGTCTTCACCGACCCGACGGCGGCGCTCTGTGGTGCCGCGCCGTGCGCGGCAAGCAGGGCGGAAAGCGACTCGATCTCCGAGGCGTCGCCCGCCACCGTGCCGGTGCCGTGCGCCTCGAACAGCTCCACCGAAGCCGGCGAGTAGCCGGCCTGGGCGTAGGCGCGCTGCAGCGCCAATTGCTGCCCCTCAGGGCGGGGCGCCATCAATCCCTTCGCGCGCCCGTCGCTCGAGCCGTCGATGCCCTTGATCACCGCGTAGATGCGGTCGCCGGCGGCCTCGGCATCGGCGAGGCGACGCAGCACGAGCATCGCGATGCCCTCGCCGAGCGCCGTGCCGTCGGCCGCGGCGTCGAAGGCGCGGCAGCGGCCCTGCGGCGACAGCGCGTGCGCCTTCGAGAAGCAGGTGAAGGCGAAGGGGCCCTGGCCGGCCTCGACGGCGCCGCAGAGCACGAGGTCGCTGCGGCCCGACTCGAGCTCCATCACGCCCTGCCGCAGCGCCGCGAGCGAGGTCGCGCAGGCGGCGTCGACGACGAAGTTGGCGCCGGCGAGATCGAAGCGGTTGGTGATGCGACCGGCAATGACGTTGGGGAGCAGGCCGGCGAAGGAATCGGAGGTCCAGGCCGGCAGGAAGTCGAGCGTCTCGGCCGGCGCGTCCGGCAGGGCCCGCGCCAGCTCGGCGCGCGCGGCATACTGCAGGCCGAGCTCGCCGAGGCCGCCGGTGAAGCCGAGGATCACCGCCGCGCGGCGGCGCAGCTCGGGGGCGGCGTCGATGAGGCCGGCGTCGGCGAGCGCCGCCTCTGCGGCGACGAGCGCGAGGAGCTGCGCCGGGTCGATCGCGCCGACGGAGGCCGGCGGGATGCCGTAGCGCGTCGGATCGAACGGCACGTCCGGGAGGAAGCCGCCCCACTTCGAGGCGATCTTGTCGGGCGCCGCGCGGTCGGCGTCGAAGTAGCGCTCGGCCGGCCAGCGGTCGGCGGGCACCTCCGTGATCGCCGAGACCTTGTCGAGGATGTTTGCAAAGAAGCGGCGCAGGTCGGGCGCGCCGGGCATGATCGCGCTCATGCCGACGATGGCGATGTCGGCCGGTCGCGGAGCGCCGCCCGTTGTTCCGCTCGTCATCGGCTCCGTGCGCTCCATGCGCGGTCCAGCTAGGCCGATTCGCGCTTCGGGGCGTCGCCTGGCTCGATGCCGTCGAGACGGCGCAGATCGGCGATCGTCTCCGCGAAGATCGCCTCGAGAAGATTGGCGCGAAACAGAATCTTCTGTCGATAGCGGCGGATCTCGTCCGCCGTGCTCGACGTCGTTCGCATGTCGGCGAGGCCGGCGGTCCACACCTCGTCGACGGTAAGGCCGGCGCGCTCGATCGCGCGCGTGTAGCGGTTGACGACGCGACCCGACTGCATCTGCCGCCAGAGCTGCAGCGCATACTTCTGCAGGTCCTCGTCGGACGCCGCGCGCGACGAGCTCGCGCCGATGGGCTCTCCGCGCGGGTCTAAGGGCTGGCCCAGCTCGGCGGCGAGATAGCGCGGCTTCGCGGGCGCCTTGGCCTTGCGCGATGTCTGCTTCGCCGCGGCGGCCTTGCCGGATGCAGGTGCCTTCGCTGTCTTGGCGTCGGGCTTCGCGGGTCGTGTCGTCACGCTCTTCGCCGGCTTCGGCGCGGCGGCCTTGGTCTTCGGCTCCGCCGGGGCCGCCTTGGTGCGCGGCGCCTTGCTTACCGCGACGCTGGCGGCAGCCTTTTTCGGGGCCTTGCCCGCCGGGGCTGCTGCAGCGGAGCGAGCCGGCTTCGCCGGCGACTTGGCGGCAACAGGCGTCTTGGGCTTTGCAGGCTTTGCTGTGACAGGCTTGGCCGCGGCAGGCTTGGGCTTGGGCTGCCGCGCCGTCGGCGCCTTGTCGAGGGTCGGGGCCGAAGCCTCAGCCGCCTTCGCTGACCGCTGCCCTTCCTTGCGCCGAGACGTGGCGGCTGCCTTTGCCGTCTTCGCGGCACGCTTCGCCATCGCGATTGAAACTCCTTGGCGTTCTGGCCGGTCCGCTCGATCCCGATCCGCCGAGCGCGCGCAATCCCACGAACGCGGCTGGCCTGTCAACGCAAGCGGACGGGCCGCACGCTTTCGACCTGCTCGCCGGTCGCCAGGAACGTCTTGCGGCGCGGGCGTGTCGAGAAGAAGCGCCAGATCGCCTCGCTCGCCGAGAAGCTTGGCTCCGACGGCGTGCCGGCTGCCGGCGTCGTCGCCTTTCGCACCGGCCAGGAATGCGTTCCGTCCTCGATCGTCCACAGCTCGATGTCGGCAAGGCCTCGATAGAGCAGCCCGGTCACGCCCGGATGCTGTCGTCGCGGATCGGCGGGGCCTCGCAGCCGTTCGCGGCGCGCCAGAAGTCGATGCCGGCCTGCACCGGCGGCCACTCGTTGGCCTCGGCGGTCGAGCGTCCCTGTCCGCCTTCGAACGGTACGCGCTGATCGGCCAAGCCGTGGATGTGGATCAGCGGGACCGGCCGCGTCGGCCGTGCGATCGCGTCGAGCATCGATCCGCCGACGACGCCGATGGCGGCGACGCGGTCGGCCATGAGCGTGCCAAGCTCGTAGACGAGGGTGCCGCCGATCGAGAAGCCCGCGAAGAAGATCCGCGACGGATCGATGTCGTACTGCCGCTGCAGCCTCAGAAGCAGCCGGCGGACGAAGCGGATGTCGCCGATCTTGCGGGATGCGTTGCGGCCGGAGGGCTTCCAGGTCAGCCCGGCGCCGCCCTGGGTGCCGACGGGATAGGCGACGGCGAAGCCCTTCTCCTCGGCGAGCTTGTGCATCGCCGAGCCCTTGGCGATCGCTTCGGCGTTGCTTGCGCCGCCATGGAAGAGGACGACGAGCGGGTAGCCGCCGCGGCGCTTGATGTGCGCCGGCACGTAGAGCAAGGCCGAGCGCGGCTTGCCCTCGTGCTCGATCTCAACGGTGATGAGTCGGCGGCTCGCGAGACGCTGCCAGGTCTCCCCCGAAGTCGGGGAGGCCCTCTGGGAAGGGTTCGTCACGTTCAGTCCTACCCAACCAGATTTCGAGGCCGCCACGCGGGTTGGGCTCGTAGCGAACCGCATCCTGCTCCACAATCCCGACCATGGGCGCAAATGGATTGACGAAGCCGACCGCGAGACCGATCGGCGTCGAGACCAGCGTTCGGATGCCGTAGTTGTAGGGATTGTCGAAGCCGTTGCGCGTCACGGCGAGCCAGTTCTCGCCGTCGCAGGAGCGGTAGAGGTGCGCGCCGCAGAGGTTGTCGAGCACGGCGCGGTCGCCGAGCCGGTCGTAGACGCGGGTCATAAGGCCCGGCCAGTTGGCGTGGTCGGCGTAGGGCATCATCGTCGCCCAGTTGAGCGTCCCGAGGTAGAGCCAGCCGTCGTGGACG
This Beijerinckiaceae bacterium RH AL1 DNA region includes the following protein-coding sequences:
- a CDS encoding Putative modular polyketide synthase (fragment) (ID:RHAL1_01168;~source:Prodigal:2.6); translated protein: MERTEPMTSGTTGGAPRPADIAIVGMSAIMPGAPDLRRFFANILDKVSAITEVPADRWPAERYFDADRAAPDKIASKWGGFLPDVPFDPTRYGIPPASVGAIDPAQLLALVAAEAALADAGLIDAAPELRRRAAVILGFTGGLGELGLQYAARAELARALPDAPAETLDFLPAWTSDSFAGLLPNVIAGRITNRFDLAGANFVVDAACATSLAALRQGVMELESGRSDLVLCGAVEAGQGPFAFTCFSKAHALSPQGRCRAFDAAADGTALGEGIAMLVLRRLADAEAAGDRIYAVIKGIDGSSDGRAKGLMAPRPEGQQLALQRAYAQAGYSPASVELFEAHGTGTVAGDASEIESLSALLAAHGAAPQSAAVGSVKTLIGHAEGAAGLAGVVKAALSLHHRVLPPHAGVETPNAALGDGPLALYNVARPWLATADAPRRAGISAFGFGGANYHVALQEHPRATAQAPRDRWPCELLVWRAADRAALAGLVGAGLAALGSGARPPLGALAHTLWRTLGEGSATLAIVAASHDDLERLLREAQTRLVAPSDKPLPPGLHLSDTPLAADGRAAMLFAGQGSQYPDMGAALAATFPEVSAVLAEADAILAATPTYRARRDPRLSRAIFPPARFDEAAEKAAARALAATDTAQPALGAIEAAMLALTDALGLAPSMVAGHSYGEYVALHAAGVLSRADMLRLSEARGRAIVGAARDGDLGVMAAVGADVARTREALGDADVVVANLNAPTQTVISGARPAIAAAIERLAAHKLAATPIPVAAAFHSPLMQPAQAPLVRFFDEVAWAAPRVPVYANTTAAPHDADPAKIRGLLGRHLTAPVDFVGTIEAMYAAGARVFLEIGPKAVLTGLTRRILGSRPHVAVALDGAGGGFNGCLQALGALIVQGVSLDLARLFEGRNLAVLDVASWTVAKDGTKRAPGWLVNGSRARRVGETIRTAVARVAAATDTEPDARPTTARPTKETPMHGHSGPPPYGGQPDEAPESARDRAMAEHQETMRQFLQMQERLMMAYLGGTPAATSAPATTRPARPFSTPRPAPARPIAPPRAAAPMPAPSPAPAPVSAPAMAPSAAPAPAGDAKAQLLAIAAERTGYPEDMLGLDMDLEADLGIDSIKRVEILAAYRKSQPEAVSAQLQPHMEKVAKAKTLQEVLDRLAEAMAAPAGSTPAAAETARPFDLTGSVPSAVLARYVMRAEAESLPAGQPTKVKPGIYVVVPDTLGVAAALATLIARDGGDVHMPPDGLASDEAALAAWLERVRAGGRIRGLVGLAAILPPDPMPRDIAAWHAGMDTCVKSLFPLLRGMAPDLQQGGRVLVASAMGGRFSRDGLGADRAALFPGAGGGVGLIKTLAMEWEHCRCKAVDLDPAETAAALAAHLHAELAADAGRREVGYPAGTRTIFRTTLAPLERAATREMRPDKDWVVVAVGGARGITAETLRPFAAAGATCVLVARAALPGPEDAATAAHDDAAKLRRYFLKEAAAAGTRPTPAKIEARVQAVLRDREIRANVTDLQALGGTLDARLCDVRDEVQVAALLDTLYARYGRIDAVLLGAGLIEDRLITDKTRDSLDRVFDTKVDGAYFFARHLRPESLRFLALFSSVAGRYGNRGQGDYAAANEVLNRYAWQLQARFGPRTKVVSVNWGAWARTTNGHGMLTPETARQFRERGLELIEPEPGGRFLIDELLYALPGDVEVVAGKHDWDAYEDAAGRPTPAARQVA
- a CDS encoding protein of unknown function (ID:RHAL1_01169;~source:Prodigal:2.6), which translates into the protein MAKRAAKTAKAAATSRRKEGQRSAKAAEASAPTLDKAPTARQPKPKPAAAKPVTAKPAKPKTPVAAKSPAKPARSAAAAPAGKAPKKAAASVAVSKAPRTKAAPAEPKTKAAAPKPAKSVTTRPAKPDAKTAKAPASGKAAAAKQTSRKAKAPAKPRYLAAELGQPLDPRGEPIGASSSRAASDEDLQKYALQLWRQMQSGRVVNRYTRAIERAGLTVDEVWTAGLADMRTTSSTADEIRRYRQKILFRANLLEAIFAETIADLRRLDGIEPGDAPKRESA
- a CDS encoding protein of unknown function (ID:RHAL1_01170;~source:Prodigal:2.6); translated protein: MTGLLYRGLADIELWTIEDGTHSWPVRKATTPAAGTPSEPSFSASEAIWRFFSTRPRRKTFLATGEQVESVRPVRLR
- a CDS encoding protein of unknown function (ID:RHAL1_01171;~source:Prodigal:2.6), which produces MLYVPAHIKRRGGYPLVVLFHGGASNAEAIAKGSAMHKLAEEKGFAVAYPVGTQGGAGLTWKPSGRNASRKIGDIRFVRRLLLRLQRQYDIDPSRIFFAGFSIGGTLVYELGTLMADRVAAIGVVGGSMLDAIARPTRPVPLIHIHGLADQRVPFEGGQGRSTAEANEWPPVQAGIDFWRAANGCEAPPIRDDSIRA